CATTACACAGCGCTCTCTAATAAAAACCATGGAATCGATAATGGATTCTATCCACTGGGTTCTTGCACGATGAAGTACAATCCGAAAATAAATGAAGATGTGGCACGGCTGGAAGGCTTTAGCCGCATTCATCCCTATCAGCCCGTTGAAACAGTACAAGGTGCATTAGAAGTTTTATATGAATTACAGGAAGAGCTAGCCGTCATTACAGGAATGGATGCTGTAACATTACAGCCATCCGCAGGGGCTCAAGGGGAATGGACAGGTTTAATGATGGTTAAGGCGTATCATGCTGAAAAAGGTGAAACCAGAACGAAAGTACTTGTTCCAGACTCAGCGCACGGTACAAATCCTGCAAGTGCAAGTGTTGCTGGTTTTCAAACGATCACGATTCCATCCGATAAAAATGGATTAGTTGACCTAGAAGAATTAAAGAAACATGTAGGATCTGATACAGCTGCGCTAATGTTGACGAATCCGAATACCCTTGGACTTTTTGAAAAAGAAATTGTGGAAATCGCTCAGGTTGTTCATGAAGCAGGGGGGCTATTATATTATGACGGAGCGAATGCCAATGCCATTTTAGGAAAAACAACACCAGGTCAAATGGGCTTTGACATTGTGCACTTAAATCTTCACAAAACATTTACGACTCCTCATGGAGGTGGCGGTCCAGGTGCAGGTCCTGTCGGTGTGAAAGAGAAACTTACTCCATACTTGCCAGTTCCGCGCATAGAAAAAGAAGGTGAAAAATATGTGCTGAACGCTAATTATTCGCACTCTATCGGAAGGGTAAAGGGGTATTATGGAAACTTCGGAATTCTCCTGCGGGCGTATACTTATATTCGCACGATGGGGCCTGTTGGGCTTCGCCAAGTGTCGGAAAGTGCTGTGCTTCATGCTAATTACCTTCGTAAAAGATTGGAGCCATTCTTTGAAGCGCCATATTTACAAATTTGCAAGCATGAATTTGTCCTATCCGGATCCAGGCAGAAAAAGCTAGGTGTAAGAACGCTTGATATAGCAAAACGCCTGCTAGATTTCGGCTACCATCCGCCGACCATCTATTTCCCGTTAAATGTTGAGGAATGTTTGATGATTGAACCGACAGAAACAGAGTCGAAAGAAACACTCGATGCATTTGCGGAGGTCATGATTACAATTGCCAAAGAAGTGGAAGAAAACCCAGGGGTTGTTTTAGAAGCACCACATACTACAGTGATTGGGCGATTGGATGAGGTCCAAGCAGCTAGACAACCTATCTTGCGTTACTCCAAAGAAAAAGTAGTAGAGGAAGCAACGGTAACGTCATAATTGAATGTTTGAATGAACATGAACCACCAAGGATGAATATTAAGACAAGAATCTCAATATTTCATACAAGGTGGTTTCATTTAAGCGTGCTTATAAAGGATGGAAAAAGTGCCAAGAGGTGCAAGGAGAAAATAGTCTTGAGAACTAAAAAGACAGAGCAAAGAAGAAACTCAATAGGTCTTTTTTTTTTAGGCGTATGGAACCTCTTTAAAGCTAAAATTACATCTGCTCATAGGAGTGAGAAATAAAATGTCCACCACTGATCTTCGTAAACCAGAATGGCTTAAAATTAAATTAAATACAAATGAACAATATACAGGCTTAAAGAAAATGATGCGTGAAAAAAAACTTCATACTGTTTGTGAAGAAGCAAGATGTCCTAATATTCATGAATGCTGGGCGGTACGAAAAACGGCAACTTTCATGATTTTAGGAAGTGTTTGTACCCGAGCTTGCAGGTTCTGTGCAGTTCAAACAGGGCTGCCATCAGAACTTGATTGGGAAGAGCCCGAACGTGTCGCAGAATCAGTAAAGCAAATGAACCTAAAACATGTGGTGATTACCGCTGTTGCTCGCGATGATTTAAAAGACGGCGGAGCAAAGGTATTTGCAGAAACTGTAAAAGCAGTGAGGCGGCAAAATCCATTTTGCAGCATTGAAGTTCTCCCCTCAGATCTGAATGGGGAATATGACAGCTTAAAAACATTAATGGATACAAGGCCAGACATTTTGAATCACAACATTGAAACAGTAAAACGCTTATCCCAAAAAGTTCGTGCACGTGCAACATACGAACGTTCATTAGAGTTTTTAAGGCGGGCAAAGCAAATGAATTCCACTATCCCTACGAAATCAAGCATTATGATTGGTCTAGGTGAAACAAAAGAAGAAATTATGGAAACAATGGATGATCTTCGTGCTAACGATGTAGACATCATGACTATTGGTCAATATTTGCAGCCTACTAAACGACATTTGAAGGTCGTAAAATATTGGAGTCCAGAAGAGTTTGAAGAACTGAAAAACATTGCCATGTCAAAAGGGTTTAGTCATTGCGAAGCCGGTCCGCTTGTTCGCTCCTCCTATCATGCTGATGAACAAGTTCGTGCAACTAAGGTTAATGCATAATCATTTTTTCAATAAACCATTAAGAAAGGGGAGAAACAGATGATAGACAAAATAAAGATAACAGAGGCAGCTATGAATAAACTAAAGGAAATGACATGTAAGGGTGCGCAAATTCCTCGCATTGACGCTGATATTGCCGGCGGCTGCGGGGTGTCGGTGAAGTTCTCCCTCTTATTGGACGAGCCCCGCAGAAACGATGTATTGATTGAATATGAGGGAATTCAGCTTAGATTTGATCATTTTACAAAACGCTATTTAGATGAAGAAACACAAATTGATTATAAAGAAGATTGTGGCTTTATTGTTGAAGAAGGCTTTGTATCCAATGCATGTGCCATTGAAATAAATTAAAGTATCATGATCGTTTACCTATTAATAGAATAAATCGTGCTTAATAAGTTAGTTGTTTTCTTAGACTATCCATATATCTCTATGGTTATGAAAACAAGAGGGGGAAGTATTGGGTGAATCAAAAATATGACGTTGTTATCATCGGTGGCGGCACCGGTGGATATGTTGCGGCCATTCGTGCGTCTCAATTAGGATTAAAAACGGCGGTAGTTGAACAAGGTAAACTTGGTGGAACATGCCTTCATGCAGGTTGTATTCCTAGTAAAGCATTATTAAGAAGTGCAGAGGTATATTCGAATGCAAAAAATGCAGAAAAATTTGGTGTTATTGCACCTGAAGTTGGACTGGACTTCTCAAAGGTACAGGCTAGGAAAGAAGAAATTACTGAACGCTTATTTAAAGGTGTACAACATTTGATGAAAAAAGGGAAAATAGATGTGTTTGAAGGGAAAGGGAGTATTTTACAGTCAAGAGATGTTTTAGTGAGATTGAATAATGATGAACGGGAAACAATATTAAGCTCTCGAAATATTTTAATAGCTACAGGATCTCGTCCAAGGACATTACCCGGCCTAGAAGCAGATGGCGAATATGTGATGACATCGGATGAAGCGCTACAAATGAAAGAGCTCCCAAATTCCATCATTATTGTCGGCGGCGGTGTTATTGGAATAGAATGGGCTTCGATGCTTATTGACTTTGGATTAGAAGTGACTGTGATTGAGTATGCCGGTCGCATTTTACCGACGGAAGATAAAGATATTTCAAAGGAAGTACAGCGACTAATGAAGAAAAAAGGTGTGAAAATCGTAACAGGGGCAAAGGTGCTTCCAGAATCGTTAGAAAAAGGTGACGGTGTCTCT
This sequence is a window from Brevibacillus sp. JNUCC-41. Protein-coding genes within it:
- the gcvPB gene encoding aminomethyl-transferring glycine dehydrogenase subunit GcvPB, which produces MVEYNELIFEISRPGRVGSSIPDSDVDYVDINEKFPKHLIRDEPAELPEVSELQLVRHYTALSNKNHGIDNGFYPLGSCTMKYNPKINEDVARLEGFSRIHPYQPVETVQGALEVLYELQEELAVITGMDAVTLQPSAGAQGEWTGLMMVKAYHAEKGETRTKVLVPDSAHGTNPASASVAGFQTITIPSDKNGLVDLEELKKHVGSDTAALMLTNPNTLGLFEKEIVEIAQVVHEAGGLLYYDGANANAILGKTTPGQMGFDIVHLNLHKTFTTPHGGGGPGAGPVGVKEKLTPYLPVPRIEKEGEKYVLNANYSHSIGRVKGYYGNFGILLRAYTYIRTMGPVGLRQVSESAVLHANYLRKRLEPFFEAPYLQICKHEFVLSGSRQKKLGVRTLDIAKRLLDFGYHPPTIYFPLNVEECLMIEPTETESKETLDAFAEVMITIAKEVEENPGVVLEAPHTTVIGRLDEVQAARQPILRYSKEKVVEEATVTS
- the lipA gene encoding lipoyl synthase, whose amino-acid sequence is MSTTDLRKPEWLKIKLNTNEQYTGLKKMMREKKLHTVCEEARCPNIHECWAVRKTATFMILGSVCTRACRFCAVQTGLPSELDWEEPERVAESVKQMNLKHVVITAVARDDLKDGGAKVFAETVKAVRRQNPFCSIEVLPSDLNGEYDSLKTLMDTRPDILNHNIETVKRLSQKVRARATYERSLEFLRRAKQMNSTIPTKSSIMIGLGETKEEIMETMDDLRANDVDIMTIGQYLQPTKRHLKVVKYWSPEEFEELKNIAMSKGFSHCEAGPLVRSSYHADEQVRATKVNA
- a CDS encoding iron-sulfur cluster biosynthesis family protein; its protein translation is MIDKIKITEAAMNKLKEMTCKGAQIPRIDADIAGGCGVSVKFSLLLDEPRRNDVLIEYEGIQLRFDHFTKRYLDEETQIDYKEDCGFIVEEGFVSNACAIEIN
- the lpdA gene encoding dihydrolipoyl dehydrogenase — translated: MNQKYDVVIIGGGTGGYVAAIRASQLGLKTAVVEQGKLGGTCLHAGCIPSKALLRSAEVYSNAKNAEKFGVIAPEVGLDFSKVQARKEEITERLFKGVQHLMKKGKIDVFEGKGSILQSRDVLVRLNNDERETILSSRNILIATGSRPRTLPGLEADGEYVMTSDEALQMKELPNSIIIVGGGVIGIEWASMLIDFGLEVTVIEYAGRILPTEDKDISKEVQRLMKKKGVKIVTGAKVLPESLEKGDGVSIKAEYKGKDTSFSAEKLLVSVGRLANIEGIHLENTKVEVERVIQTNEYYQTNEPNIYAIGDVIGGLQLAHVASHEGIIAIEHMAGEKPVPLDQSLVSKCIYSNPEVASVGLTEEEAKEMGYQVKTGKFSFRAIGKALVFGESDGFVKLVVEEESSKLLGAHMVGPHVTDMISEAGLARVLNATAMDITHTIHPHPTLAEAIGEAALAVYGKEIHS